A window from Salvia miltiorrhiza cultivar Shanhuang (shh) chromosome 2, IMPLAD_Smil_shh, whole genome shotgun sequence encodes these proteins:
- the LOC131009536 gene encoding nitrile-specifier protein 5: MALPQGKWVKLEQKGVGPGARSSHAVAVVGQKVYAFGGEFSPRVPVDNHLYVFDLSDRTWRVADAKGDIPPPRVGVTMASIAETIYVFGGRDATHKELNEFYSFDTATDTWTLLSSGPPHRSYHSMTADGRRVYVFGGCGNAGRLNDLWAYDVVDRKWIGFPPPGESCKPRGGPGLAAVQGKIWVVYGFSGEELDDVHCFNPKAGRWSCVETSGEKPTPRSMFSSVSIGKYIFLHGGEIDPSDLGHLGAGKFSKEVYALDTETKVWKRWDDGPGSDSESRPGERGWCAFSGGRYDGQPGLLVYGGNSPSNDRLDDIFFFTPSL; this comes from the exons ATGGCTCTTCCGCAAGGCAAATGGGTCAAG CTGGAGCAAAAGGGTGTAGGGCCTGGTGCAAGAAGCTCCCACGCCGTTGCTGTTGTTGGACAGAAGGTGTATGCATTCGGTGGAGAGTTCTCGCCACGAGTCCCTGTGGACAACCACCTCTACGTGTTTGATCTCAGTGATCGGACATGGAGGGTGGCCGATGCCAAGGGCGACATCCCTCCTCCCCGTGTTGGTGTGACGATGGCGTCCATTGCCGAGACCATCTACGTCTTCGGAGGCAGGGATGCCACGCACAAGGAACTAAACGAGTTCTACTCTTTTGACACGGCCACGGACACGTGGACCCTCCTCTCCTCTGGGCCCCCTCACCGGAGCTACCACTCGATGACTGCTGATGGGAGGCGTGTGTACGTCTTCGGAGGGTGCGGCAATGCGGGGAGGCTGAATGATCTGTGGGCCTACGATGTTGTGGATAGGAAGTGGATTGGGTTCCCTCCGCCCGGGGAGAGTTGCAAGCCGAGGGGCGGGCCGGGGCTAGCTGCGGTTCAGGGGAAGATTTGGGTCGTGTATGGCTTCTCCGGCGAAGAGCTCGACGATGTTCACTGCTTCAATCCGAAAGCAGGGAGATGGAGTTGCGTGGAGACGTCAGGCGAGAAACCGACTCCTCGGAGCATGTTTTCCAGTGTAAGTATAGGTAAGTATATCTTCCTCCATGGAGGAGAGATTGATCCAAGTGATTTAGGTCATCTTGGAGCAGGTAAATTCTCCAAGGAGGTGTATGCTTTGGACACTGAGACAAAAGTGTGGAAACGTTGGGATGACGGGCCGGGTTCGGATTCAGAGAGCCGTCCCGGGGAACGGGGATGGTGTGCATTTTCCGGCGGCCGGTATGATGGGCAACCGGGGTTGCTGGTGTACGGCGGCAATTCACCGAGCAATGACAGGCTCGACGACATCTTCTTCTTCACCCCTAGCCTCTGA
- the LOC131009537 gene encoding uncharacterized protein LOC131009537: MAENNSKDLLELEAKPAGVSSASNLESKLFVCKKDFPLAPSDASRQKPTMAPLPKSQFLGKVKDFLGVLSESNKKLMEDAKERPDSYDIEVISGDESKYIEMDLMLGIADLHTPEAVAAAESAMAGYQPPVRMAESSSGSEDEDSSDDEDDAEEDGNHEQDTEVGSESLKLGLKVGDSSCQESKKQKPKKRPKIVELA, encoded by the exons ATGGCGGAAAACAACAGCAAAGACCTCTTGGAGCTGGAGGCCAAGCCAGCCGGCGTCTCCTCCGCCTCAAACTTAG AATCAAAACTCTTTGTATGCAAGAAAGATTTCCCTTTAGCTCCTTCTGATGCTTCTCGTCAGAAGCCCACCATGGCTCCGCTGCCCAAGAGCCaat TTCTGGGGAAGGTGAAGGACTTCTTAGGAGTTCTATCAGAATCGAACAAAAAACTGATGGAGGATGCAAAG GAACGCCCCGATAGCTATGATATTGAAGTGATCAGTGGAGACGAGTCTAAATACATCGAGATG GATCTCATGCTGGGCATTGCTGATCTTCACACCCCGGAGGCCGTTGCTGCAGCCGAGTCTGCAATGGCCGGTTATCAACCACCAGTTCGTATGGCGGAAAGCAGCAGCGGGTCAGAAGACGAAGATAGCAGTGATGACGAAGATGATGCAGAGGAAGACGGGAATCACGAACAAGATACTGAAGTTGGCTCAGAATCTTTGAAGCTCGGGTTGAAGGTAGGAGATTCTTCGTGTCAAGAATCGAAGAAACAGAAGCCTAAGAAGCGCCCCAAGATCGTCGAGCTCGCGTAG